A genome region from Verrucomicrobiia bacterium includes the following:
- a CDS encoding LptF/LptG family permease, with protein sequence MLYILQKYFFKKFLAVLVFALIGFLALVVIIDMVDNIDRFLDRNATGGQIFSYYMYWAPTQFVRVVPVAMLLAILFATASLVKYNELVAIRSSGFGLFRLFWPVFLFSLFLAGLVFLMGEYVVPFSSSQSEYIKKIEIEKQAAADPEQASVFLAAPGGWIFFFGGFDPNEKRAYTILAQRFEEGRLAEVLEAEALDFSGKHWVLEQGRHRHFPDEGRENFTTFSRFEMLDMTTSPAKLLRRREKPDQMTFAELSAVIAQKKRAGQPTVREEVGLHMKISLPLLNALIVFIGAPIAVKIRKSGFALNFIIAVAIAFLGIILFRLAQTLGETGSLPVLVAAWGVDVLFFFAGLSLLFWARR encoded by the coding sequence ATGCTCTACATCCTGCAGAAATATTTTTTCAAAAAATTTCTGGCCGTTCTTGTTTTTGCCCTCATCGGCTTTTTGGCCCTGGTGGTGATTATCGACATGGTGGACAACATAGATCGTTTTCTGGACCGCAACGCCACCGGTGGCCAGATTTTCTCCTACTATATGTACTGGGCCCCCACCCAGTTCGTCCGCGTGGTACCCGTGGCGATGCTTTTGGCCATCCTCTTCGCCACGGCCTCGCTGGTGAAATACAACGAACTGGTCGCCATCCGCTCCTCCGGATTCGGGCTTTTCCGCCTTTTCTGGCCGGTTTTTCTTTTTTCCCTCTTTCTGGCCGGATTGGTGTTCTTAATGGGGGAATATGTGGTTCCTTTTTCTTCCAGCCAGAGCGAATACATTAAAAAAATCGAAATCGAAAAGCAGGCCGCCGCCGACCCGGAGCAGGCCTCCGTCTTTCTGGCCGCCCCCGGCGGCTGGATTTTCTTTTTCGGCGGCTTCGATCCCAACGAAAAAAGGGCCTACACCATTCTGGCCCAGCGTTTTGAAGAAGGCCGGCTGGCGGAGGTTCTGGAAGCGGAGGCCCTCGATTTTTCCGGTAAACACTGGGTCTTGGAGCAGGGCCGCCACCGCCACTTTCCGGATGAAGGCCGGGAAAACTTCACCACCTTCAGCCGTTTTGAAATGCTGGATATGACCACCAGTCCCGCCAAGCTTTTGCGCCGGCGGGAAAAGCCCGACCAGATGACCTTTGCCGAACTCTCCGCCGTAATTGCCCAAAAAAAGCGGGCCGGCCAGCCCACGGTACGGGAGGAAGTCGGTCTGCATATGAAAATCTCCCTGCCGCTTCTGAACGCCCTGATTGTCTTCATCGGCGCCCCCATTGCCGTCAAAATCCGCAAATCCGGCTTTGCCCTGAATTTCATCATTGCCGTCGCCATCGCCTTTCTAGGCATCATCTTATTCCGTCTGGCGCAAACCTTGGGGGAAACGGGCAGCCTGCCCGTTTTGGTCGCCGCCTGGGGCGTCGATGTACTCTTCTTTTTCGCCGGCCTCTCCCTCCTTTTCTGGGCCCGCCGGTAG
- the tilS gene encoding tRNA lysidine(34) synthetase TilS: protein MEPDFIQKTADFIQKKKLLGADEKILVTCSGGPDSVALLFALRALSEPLKLKLGVAHLNHLLRPETAKDAAFVKKLAHKLNLPFFYSEVDTKTMAKENKWSLEEAGRNLRYEFFVQMAKDEKYGKIATAHTADDAAETVLLQILRGTGGPTGIPAKRGKIIRPILWAARADVLAFLKQKKLAYRTDPSNKGTRFTRNRVRNELLPLLEKRYNPQIRQVLLRLAQIFEDEKTFLQVEAEKIIKKGLVMNNEALGLKISALSKAPKALQREVFQTVCKRYFDLDLEFSAIERLLQLLETPGKIELAKNLFADSTRKGLLWFYQLEKKPEPLQLKLPFDKVVKANGLILESKQIPRNRLKTLLLPTGWQAYLDAARLKAPLLLRPVEKGDRFIPLGMKAPKKVGDFFTDAKVPVFQRRNALLLTSAGKICWVVGYRIAEDFKVQADTKEVLYLKAEPNGR from the coding sequence ATGGAACCCGATTTTATCCAAAAAACCGCCGACTTTATCCAAAAAAAGAAACTGCTCGGCGCTGATGAAAAAATTCTGGTCACCTGCTCCGGCGGGCCGGATTCGGTGGCCCTGCTTTTTGCTTTGAGAGCATTGTCCGAACCCTTGAAGTTGAAGCTCGGCGTGGCACACCTAAACCACCTCCTCCGCCCGGAAACCGCAAAGGATGCCGCCTTCGTCAAGAAACTGGCGCACAAGCTGAATCTCCCGTTTTTCTATTCCGAAGTGGACACCAAAACCATGGCCAAAGAAAACAAATGGTCGCTGGAGGAAGCAGGTCGGAATTTGCGTTACGAGTTCTTTGTGCAGATGGCCAAGGACGAAAAATATGGCAAAATCGCTACCGCCCACACGGCCGATGATGCGGCCGAAACCGTGCTTCTGCAAATTCTTCGCGGCACCGGCGGCCCCACTGGCATCCCGGCCAAGCGCGGCAAAATCATTCGCCCCATCCTCTGGGCCGCTCGCGCTGATGTCTTGGCGTTCCTGAAGCAAAAAAAGCTTGCCTACCGCACCGACCCCTCCAACAAAGGAACGAGATTCACCCGCAACCGGGTGCGTAACGAACTTTTGCCACTCTTAGAAAAAAGATACAATCCCCAAATTCGCCAAGTCCTTCTCCGCTTGGCTCAAATCTTTGAAGACGAAAAGACCTTCCTGCAAGTTGAAGCCGAAAAAATCATTAAAAAAGGACTCGTGATGAATAACGAAGCCCTCGGCCTAAAAATTTCAGCGTTATCGAAAGCCCCCAAAGCTCTCCAGCGTGAAGTTTTTCAAACCGTTTGTAAGCGTTACTTTGATTTGGATCTTGAGTTTTCCGCCATTGAACGGCTTTTGCAGTTATTAGAAACTCCCGGCAAAATCGAACTGGCCAAAAACCTTTTTGCCGATTCAACTCGAAAAGGACTTTTGTGGTTTTACCAGCTTGAGAAAAAGCCGGAACCGCTCCAACTCAAATTGCCGTTTGACAAGGTAGTGAAAGCCAACGGCCTTATACTGGAATCAAAACAAATCCCCCGCAACCGGCTCAAAACTCTGCTGCTGCCGACCGGCTGGCAGGCCTATCTGGATGCCGCCCGGCTCAAAGCGCCCTTGCTTTTGCGTCCGGTTGAAAAAGGCGATCGCTTCATCCCGCTCGGAATGAAGGCCCCTAAAAAAGTGGGGGATTTTTTTACCGATGCCAAAGTGCCGGTTTTTCAGCGCCGCAACGCCTTGCTTTTGACCTCCGCCGGCAAAATCTGCTGGGTCGTCGGCTACCGGATTGCAGAGGATTTCAAAGTGCAAGCGGATACCAAAGAAGTCCTTTACTTGAAAGCGGAGCCCAATGGACGATGA